In a single window of the Rhineura floridana isolate rRhiFlo1 chromosome 3, rRhiFlo1.hap2, whole genome shotgun sequence genome:
- the C1QTNF2 gene encoding complement C1q tumor necrosis factor-related protein 2, with the protein MISPILLVWIVPCIAIQLLSSFVKAESQKDSQQLICSVPGPPGPPGAPGVPGSPGAVGRMGFPGKDGQDGKDGQKGETGEEGPQGRTGNAGKPGPKGKAGAIGKAGPRGPKGLKGNPGKNGGPGKKGPKGEQGDPGMPGPCSCGANKAKSAFSVAVTKSYPRERLPIKFDKILMNEGENYNTSSGKFICSIPGIYYFTYDITLANKHLAIGLVHNGQYRIKTFDANTGNHDVASGSTILSLKQDDEVWLQIFYSEQNGLFYDPYWTDSLFTGFLIYADQDYLNEI; encoded by the exons ATGATCTCCCCAATTCTGCTTGTCTGGATTGTGCCCTGCATTGCCATCCAGCTTCTCAGCAGCTTTGTAAAAGCAGAAAGTCAGAAGGATTCCCAGCAACTCATATGCAGTGTGCCAGGACCGCCAGGCCCTCCTGGTGCTCCTGGAGTTCCAGGTTCCCCTGGAGCTGTAGGAAGGATGGGTTTCCCAGGGAAAGATGGACAAGATGGAAAGGATGGACAGAAAGGGGAGACAGGAGAGGAAG GTCCACAAGGCAGAACAGGAAATGCTGGCAAACCAGGGCCAAAAGGAAAAGCAGGAGCCATTGGCAAAGCTGGTCCTCGAGGTCCAAAGGGCCTGAAGGGAAACCCCGGGAAAAACGGAGGTCCAGGAAAGAAAGGCCCCAAAGGAGAACAGGGAGACCCTGGGATGCCAGGCCCCTGCAGCTGTGGGGCCAATAAAGCCAAAtcagccttctctgtggcagtgaCAAAAAGCTACCCAAGAGAGAGGTTGCCCATCAAATTTGACAAGATCCTCATGAATGAAGGTGAAAATTACAACACTTCCAGTGGGAAATTTATATGCAGTATCCCTGGCATCTACTACTTCACCTATGATATCACTTTGGCTAATAAACACTTGGCTATTGGGCTGGTGCATAATGGGCAGTATAGGATAAAAACATTTGATGCCAACACCGGTAACCATGATGTAGCTTCTGGATCGACTATCCTGTCCCTGAAGCAGGATGATGAGGTGTGGCTGCAGATATTCTACTCTGAACAGAATGGACTCTTTTATGATCCCTACTGGACAGACAGCCTTTTTACTGGCTTTCTGATATATGCTGACCAGGATTATCTCAATGAAATATAA